A genome region from Apus apus isolate bApuApu2 chromosome 2, bApuApu2.pri.cur, whole genome shotgun sequence includes the following:
- the ZHX2 gene encoding zinc fingers and homeoboxes protein 2, translated as MASKRKSTTPCMVRASEVTEQEGAEGAEAPKEKGAGTLQQDSKKSWPSESSVKDCEVVEAKPPTENPSKKPQGGYECKYCPYSTQNLNEFTEHVDTQHPNVILNPLYVCAECNFTTKKYDSLSDHNTKYHPGETNFKLKLIKRNNQTVLEQSIEATANNVTVASGGLENAECDDSLHGGISASKTPVMKLGKPKGETKKGPKKPEEGVTENHMDGALPRIITEATEAIACINGDLLHDVLAHVMPSVQLPPNINLVPKVPVPLNSTKYNSALDTNATMINSFNKFPYPTQAELSWLTAASKHPEEQIRIWFATQRLKHGISWSPEEVEEARKKMFNGTIQAVPQTITVLPAPLTTAKMPQPIIQTALPCQILGQTGLVLTPVSNGSTVSCSPITLAVAPNQGQKRTIQTLSSAPEAKRPHVVQVPEIPAKLTAVPLTPASERKKTKEQIAELKASFMASQFPDDAEVYRLIEATGLSRSEIKKWFSDHRYRSQKGVVHIPGDALGKDQIAPSAGRHSRSFHPYTDFTSQRFKEKSQEQLKALEESFLRSSFPTQGELDRLRVETKLSRREIDSWFSERRKIRDSMEQAVLDSMGSYRKTKEQGTPNGAISQTELLTSSQLPGALSGSSTTFKKNQEQIHLLKSTFARTQWPSPQEYDQLASQTGLTRTEIVRWFKENRSSLRTGSLKWIDQYQQQHVLDGHNEQSQKKGSKNTESPKNGNEVSRQHYQEHKKLNEENGGKLVVRAKRDCEPLKESLLGNQAEGTDKLECNSHGSEENEEPAEVNWVEVTVGEDDAASDCTDSWSHTAPEGQAELADFDSESISGENSHV; from the coding sequence ATGGCTAGCAAAAGAAAGTCAACCACGCCCTGTATGGTGAGAGCTTCTGAAGTCACAGAGCAGGAAGGTGCTGAGGGCGCAGAGGCTCCTAAAGAGAAGGGGGCTGGCACCCTGCAGCAGGACTCTAAGAAAAGTTGGCCTTCAGAAAGCTCTGTCAAAGACTGCGAAGTGGTTGAGGCAAAGCCCCCAACTGAAAATCCCTCTAAGAAGCCCCAGGGTGGTTATGAGTGTAAATACTGCCCTTACTCAACACaaaatttaaatgaatttaCAGAGCATGTTGACACTCAGCACCCAAATGTCATTCTCAACCCCCTCTACGTCTGTGCTGAATGCAACTTCACAACCAAAAAATACGATTCTTTATCTGACCACAACACAAAATACCACCCAGGAGAGACTAactttaaactgaaattaattaaacGCAATAATCAGACTGTTTTGGAGCAGTCCATTGAGGCCACTGCAAACAATGTCACTGTCGCAAGTGGTGGGCTAGAAAATGCAGAGTGTGATGATTCCCTTCATGGGGGAATTAGTGCAAGTAAAACACCAGTGATGAAACTGGGAAAGCCTAAAGGGGAAACCAAGAAGGGTCCCAAAAAGCCAGAAGAGGGAGTTACAGAAAACCATATGGATGGTGCTCTCCCCCGCATCATAACTGAAGCCACTGAAGCTATTGCTTGTATAAATGGAGACCTTCTCCATGATGTCTTAGCCCACGTTATGCCCTCTGTACAGCTACCACCAAATATTAACCTTGTCCCCAAGGTCCCGGTACCTCTGAACAGTACCAAATACAACTCTGCACTGGACACTAATGCAACCATGATCAACTCCTTTAATAAATTTCCTTACCCAACACAAGCAGAATTGTCGTGGTTGACAGCAGCATCCAAACATCCAGAAGAACAAATCCGAATCTGGTTTGCTACGCAACGTTTGAAGCATGGCATAAGTTGGTCTCCTGAAGAAGTGGAGGAGGCAAGAAAGAAGATGTTCAATGGCACTATCCAGGCAGTTCCCCAAACAATCACCGTCTTGCCAGCTCCTTTGACAACTGCAAAAATGCCCCAGCCCATCATCCAGACAGCTTTGCCTTGTCAGATACTGGGCCAGACCGGTCTGGTTTTGACTCCAGTGTCAAATGGTTCAACAGTTTCCTGCTCACCAATTACACTTGCTGTTGCCCCAAACCAGGGGCAAAAGAGGACAATACAGACCTTATCAAGTGCCCCAGAGGCCAAGCGTCCTCACGTAGTTCAGGTGCCTGAGATTCCTGCCAAGTTGACTGCTGTACCACTGACACCTGCCAGTGAGCGAAAAAAGACAAAGGAGCAGATAGCAGAACTGAAGGCCAGTTTCATGGCAAGCCAGTTTCCTGATGATGCAGAAGTCTACCGGCTGATAGAGGCCACAGGTCTCTCCAGGAGCGAGATCAAGAAGTGGTTCAGTGACCACAGGTACAGAAGTCAAAAGGGTGTTGTGCATATCCCTGGCGATGCTTTAGGGAAAGATCAAATAGCACCTTCAGCTGGTCGGCACAGCCGTTCGTTTCACCCATACACAGATTTTACTTCCCAGAGATTCAAAGAGAAATCCCAAGAGCAGCTTAAGGCCCTTGAGGAGAGTTTCCTAAGGAGCTCTTTTCCTACCCAAGGAGAATTGGATAGGCTTCGAGTGGAGACTAAGCTGAGCAGGAGAGAGATAGATTCATGGTTCTCTGAGCGAAGAAAGATAAGGGACAGCATGGAGCAAGCTGTCTTGGATTCAATGGGATCATACAGAAAAACTAAAGAACAAGGAACTCCCAACGGTGCAATAAGCCAGACAGAACTGCTGACtagctcccagctccctggtgCTTTATCTGGGTCCTCCACCACGTTTAAGAAAAACCAAGAACAGATTCATCTACTGAAAAGCACATTTGCAAGGACCCAGTGGCCATCGCCCCAGGAGTATGACCAGTTAGCATCTCAGACTGGGCTGACAAGAACTGAAATAGTTCGCTGGTTCAAAGAGAACAGGTCTTCGCTAAGAACAGGGTCACTTAAATGGATTGACCAgtaccagcagcagcacgtTCTTGATGGTCATAATGAGCAAAGCCAGAAAAAGGGATCAAAGAACACTGAGAGTCCAAAGAATGGTAACGAGGTATCTCGGCAGCATTACCAGGAGCATAAAAAACTGAATGAAGAGAATGGGGGGAAGCTAGTGGTGAGAGCAAAAAGAGACTGTGAACCACTGAAAGAGTCTTTGTTGGGGAATCAAGCAGAGGGTACAGACAAGTTGGAGTGTAACAGCCATGGCAGCGAGGAGAATGAGGAGCCAGCAGAGGTCAACTGGGTGGAGGTGACAGTGGGTGAGGATGACGCTGCCTCGGACTGTACGGACAGCTGGAGCCACACAGCACCTGAaggccaggcagagctggcagacTTTGACTCTGAAAGTATATCTGGAGAAAATTCCCATGTATAG